In the genome of Dyadobacter fermentans DSM 18053, the window AGCAGGTGAGAGGTCTGTCCTTTTTTAAATAAAAACGTCTTTTTTTCGGACTGGAATCTGACATTCGTCATATTGACTTGATCGTCAAAAACTTCCATGAGCGTAACATTCGAAAGCCTGCAACCGTTCAAAGGGCCCTGGAAAGGGATTTCAAGGTACACCCATGTTGCATCCGCTTCCTGTTCTTTGCCGATGTATTTGATAGTCATATTTTTTTTCTGACTATCTGTCAAAACAAATGATTTACGAATGTATTCTTCAACGAAGCGGTCATTCTGATCATTGTCTTTAATTATAAATCGCTGTTTGGAATGGCTTTGCGACAATGCTTTTTCCAGGTCATCGGTAAATATCCGGATACTTACTTCAAAAGACCGGGCCACGGCATTGTACTGCATTTGCGTCACGGAAACATGGTAGTCGTGTTTCGGTTTGAATGACGTCAGCAGGAGTAGGGAGGAGAGGAGGAAGGGGAATAGAGGGAGGAAGGGGAATAATGGGAGGAAAGGGAATAAAGGGAGGATGGAGGAAGGGGAAGAAGGACAAAAATCCCTTTCCTCCCTTTCCTCCATTCTCCCTTTCCTCCCTTTCCCTAAAATACCGCTTTCCATACGTCGTTGAAGATCGCGAACGCCATCAGGCCGAGCAGGAGTACCATGCCCACTTTTTGTGCGTTTTCGAGGAAACGGTCGGACGGCTTGCGGCCGGAGATGATT includes:
- a CDS encoding DUF6702 family protein, giving the protein MESGILGKGRKGRMEEREERDFCPSSPSSILPLFPFLPLFPFLPLFPFLLSSLLLLTSFKPKHDYHVSVTQMQYNAVARSFEVSIRIFTDDLEKALSQSHSKQRFIIKDNDQNDRFVEEYIRKSFVLTDSQKKNMTIKYIGKEQEADATWVYLEIPFQGPLNGCRLSNVTLMEVFDDQVNMTNVRFQSEKKTFLFKKGQTSHLL